CCGTAGCAGCTAGTAAAGTGGTAATGTTCGCATCTAAAATTGTGGCAAGAGAACGACGATTACCTGATTTAAACGCTGATTTGACCGATTTCCCAAGTTTTAATTCTTCTTTCATTCGCTCAAACGTAATAATATTAGCATCAACTGCCATCCCCACTCCAAGTATAAGAGCAGCAATTCCTGGCAATGTTAACACACCGTTCATCCAATCAAACACAACTAAAATTAAGTAAATATATGTTGATAACGTAATGACTGAAATAAATCCAGGTAAGCGATAGAAAATAGCCATAAACAGAAAGATAATGGCAATTCCAACAATTCCAGCTAACACCGTTTTATCCATCGCTTGCTCACCGAATTTTGCCCCTACAGAAGTCGAATATGTCTCAATCAATTCAACTGGGAGGGCTCCCGCATTTAGCATTTCCGCGAGGTCTTGCGCTTCTTCAATAGTGAAGCTCCCTTCGATAATGACATCCGTTGTATTCAATACTTGATTAACATTTGGAGCAGAAATATATTTAGGCTCTTCCTTTGTAGATTCTTCCTTAAACGAATCGCCTTCTTCATAATCAAGCCAAATGACAAGCTGATTATTGGGCTGCATCTCGAGTATATCTGTTGTTACTTCTTTAAATTTTGACGCATCTTTAAGCTTAACTTGAACGATTGGCTCTCCAGACTGAGAATCAAAGGATTGCTTCGCTCCCCCTTCGACAAGATCTGTTCCGTCCATCATTTCTTTATCGTTTGTATCACGAAATGTTAAATGTGCTTCAGTAGATAATATTTCTCTTGCTCGGTTTTGATCTTCTACACCAGCTAATTGTACTCGAATTCGGTTGTTTCCTTCAATTTGAATGTTAGGTTCACTGACACCTAATACATTGACACGTTTATTTAATGTATTGACAGTACTATTTAAGACGTCTTGATCAATGACATCTCCCTCATTCACAGGCTCAACATCGTATAATACCTCGAAACCGCCTTGCAAATCTAACCCAAGGGTAATATTGTTTGTTACACCTTTTGTTGTATATCCGATTAAGCTGCCTAATAGAACAACAACAAGAAAAAATGCTATTAGGCGTCCTTTTTTCACCATATGTATTTGCTCCTCCTTAATTCCATCACCTTATTTTTCATTGTTACCTTGCACAACTTCTTTTAATAATTCTTCTCCTTCTTTACTCCCAAACCAGCTTGATGTTTTATAAGATTCGACCGTAGCAAAGTTCATAAAATTAACAATTTTCATTGAAGAAATATCACTGACAATTTGATGAATAGGAATGTCTTGATTCTTTCTCCATTTTTTCGCCTTCAGATAAGACCAAAGTTCATCTTCTGTTACTTCATCATAATCTAAAAATTTAAACTCTTCCAATTTACTTTTTAAAAACGGACGTACATGGTCTCGAAACGTATCTACAGGATGTTTCTTTTCTGTCATACGTCTTCTCTCCTTTTTAAACATTTTAATAATAAATAACTAGTGAACATCTCTTCAATTCTGAATTGCTTGTCATGCTTGGCCAACCATCATGCATATAGTAATTGTATATGATATCTGTTTCTTTGAGAAGGCAGGGAAAAATAAAATGTCAAAACAAACTTTTTTACAAGGTACCCTAATCTTAATTATTGCAGGATTCATTACGAGAATTCTCGGTTTTTTCAATCGAATTATAATGGCAAGAATTATTGGGGAGGAAGGCGTTGGCCTCTATATGATGGTCATTCCTTCACTAGTATTAATCATAACGATCACGCAACTTGGACTACCCACAGCCATTTCTAAATTTGTTGCTGAGGCCGAAGCAGAGGGGAATCAAAAAAAAATAAAAAAGATCCTTGTCGTTTCTTTATCACTAACATTAACCCTTTCACTCATTTTCACTCCAACCTTATTCTTTTTTTGCACCTTTATTATCAGAAACCTTATTTACAGATAAACGAACGCTTTATCCTTTAATCGCCATCATTCCTGTTATTCCTATCGTTGCTATTTCATCTGTTATTAGAGGATACTTCCAAGGAAGACAAAATATGAAGCCAGCAGCCATGTCACAAATAATTGAACAAGTCATACGAATCACTCTTATCTATACATTTACGACAATATTTTTTCCTTATGGCGTTGAATATGCTGCTGCAGGAGCAATGCTCTCAGCTGTCATTGGAGAACTAGTCTCTTTAGTATATTTATCTATCATGTTTAAAAGAAAAAAAAGAATCCGAGTTCGTAAACATTTTTTCAAATCAATTAAAGCAGGAAAGGAAACCTTACAAGATTTAATGAGTATTGCTCTTCCTACAACTGGAGGGTTATTAATTGGCCGTATTTCTTGGTTTCTAGAACCGATCATTGTTTCTCAAAGTTTAGCAATCGCTGGTATTAGTACAGCTTTAGCCACGAAGCAATACGGAGAGTTAACTGGATATGCCTTGTTTATTCTGTTCTTACCTTCTTTCATTACCTATTCCTTAAGTACTTCTTTAGTCCCAGCGATAAGTGAAGCGATGGCAAAGAAAAAAAAGTTACTAGCAGAACATCGTTTAAGACAAGCTTTAAGGTTATGTATTGTAACAGGTGGACTTGCTGTAGTTGTCCTATACGTTTTTGCTTATCCCATTATGGACCTTCTCTTTAACAATGTAAATTCTGGAAAGTACGTCCGTTTTATGGCTCCTTTTTTCCTTTTTTATTACTTTCAAGGACCTTTGCAAGCTGGACTACAAGCACTAAATTTAGCTAGATCAGCGATGATTAATAGTTTAATAGGAGTATTGTAAAACTCACTCTTATCTTTTTCCTTGCCTCACGTCCGGAACTTGGAATTACTGGAGCTGCATTAGCAATCGTTATCGGAATTATGGTGGTGACTATTCTTCATTATGGGACATTATTAAAACAATTAAATTTTTCAATTTACATAAAAGATTACATATATAGCATCATCATTATGTTTATTTCTGGTTTTTTAGGGTATTTATTCTATCAAACGTTATTTTCACAAGAAAACCATTTATTCATCTTATTCTTTAGTATCATTTTCACAATTATTATCTACGTCATCTTATTGATCATTTTTAAACTAGTAAAAAAAAGAAGAACTACAAAGGATTCCATTTATAGGAGAACGGCTATTTTGAAAATTATTATACATTTTTAAAAGGCATTGGGCTATTTGTAATAGCCCAATGCCTTCTTAGCTTACCCATCATTCTTCCGTACAATTAGAATCCAAAACGTTATTCGTTCCTTCATCAACCACATACTCAATATTTTTTTGAATACAGTTCGATCGATAACAACTTTCTTCAGACGTAAGTCTTAAAAAGAGTTCAATTTCATTTTTTAAAATCAAATTTCGATCTATGATGTTATTAGCTGCTTCTATTGAAATTCCAATCTCTTGATTATTGACACATTTATTTTTTTCAATAATATTGTTGTTATCCCTTGGCCTATTCCTATTCCATTTAAATTACAACTTACCTCGTTTCCCCAAACAAGATTATCTGATACAACTTCTATACCATCATTTACTTATTAAAACTCACTAATAGTGCGTGTTCAAAAAGTAGGGAAAAAAGAACGCTGAATAGCAAAGCTGAA
This portion of the Bacillus carboniphilus genome encodes:
- a CDS encoding post-transcriptional regulator, whose translation is MTEKKHPVDTFRDHVRPFLKSKLEEFKFLDYDEVTEDELWSYLKAKKWRKNQDIPIHQIVSDISSMKIVNFMNFATVESYKTSSWFGSKEGEELLKEVVQGNNEK